ACCGATCTCCATGAGTATTGGCGCTACATCAGGATTGATGCTGAGTATCTCTCCAATAGTCATATCTTTGCTAACCTTTGCCATCATGACGCCTCCTTTTCATTCTAAGTGTCTCCATTATATACGCATTTTATCATTGTGTAAACATTTTCCGACAATTAATTCCTAAAATTTGACTTCTCAAATGTCAACATCTTTTTCACTTTTTTTCGACAAAATATAATTTTTATTATAACTTCACAAAACGTCTGTTCTTTTATTTGCCCTGAGTAATCCACCAAAATACTATCTTTTTATGTGGATAATGTGGATAAATTTTGAAAAACTGCACTTTTTCCACCTTTTTCACATGTTTTCATGTGGATAACTTGGATAAGTCCTTTTTACAATATTTTCCTATTTTTTACATTTTTGTGTAAATTGTACACCCAGTCGACAAATAATGTTATTACCATAATTTTCCATGTCGAATTTGATAGGTTAATCTTGTCCTCATAAGAAAAAGCCCCTGTCTGACACGGGACTTTTTCTCTGCTTTTGTGTTTATCTAAATCAGTCTTCTTACCGTGATGATGTTCGTGTAAGTGGCGGGCAGGATGCCGATTCCTCTGGCGCTGTTGATCGCATTTACGATCTGGCCGTCTCCCATGTAGATTCCTACGTGTCCGTCATAGAGTATGATATCTCCCGGTATGGCCTGATCGTAGCTGACCGGAGTTCCGACATTTTCCATATCCCATGTCGTCCTCGGCAGGCTCACTCCAAAATGCGCGTACACTGACTGTACGAAACCGGAACAGTCTGCTCCGTTTGTCAGACTTGTGCCGCCCCATACATACGGGTTTCCGATGAACTGACAGGCGTAATCTACTACAGCTTGTCCCGTCCCGGCCTTGGCCTGAGCTTCTTCCTCCGCTTTGGCGGCCGCTTCTTCAGCCTCCTTGGCCAGCCTTGCCTCCTCTTCTTCTTTCGATTCAGCATAAGTAAATGCTTCTTCAGGGGCTTCGGCTTCCGTGCTCTGCACGATCTCCTGCGCTTTCTGCTCTGCGTTATTTCCTATTATAATATACTCGGAGTATACATAGCCTGTAACAGAGCCGGACTGGATCTTCGTCCATTCTCCCACCGGTCCTATCACCTTGGCGGCATAATCAGGATATAACTTACCTACCCACTCACTTTCTTTTGTTGGTTCACTTCTTATATAAAGAAATGACTGTACATTGGCAAACGCCATATCTAAATACTCACCCTTACGTGTTGGCACGAGATAATCTTCTACTTCTATATCATTCTGTGAAGTATAGCAATCATTCAGTACCTCCTCAATTCCAACGCTCGGCATTATCCCTGCAGCATCCGTATCTGCAGCCGATGCTGTGACAGGAAAAGATGCTATAGCTCCTGTAATGGTAACTAGGAACAATCCCTTCTTAAGAATAGAATCCATAAACTCCCTCCTTTATGTTTTCTTATCTTTTGTAATTGTTACAGAATTGTTACATATGTTACGGTGATATTATATCAATGCTGTCCATCAATGTCAAGGCTATTTAATGGTGTTTTTGTCGTCATATTTCTTCCTTTTTTTACCAGTTTCATGATAAAACTTCATTATAATTGTTACAAATTGTTACATATATGATTTTTGAGTTGACAATTGTTTTTATATGTTTTATACTAATCATAGTAATTGTTATTATTATTGAAAGGAGGATGCGTAGATGGCAAATTTAAAATACAGCAGGCAGAGAGCTTCTATTAAAGAATATTTGGCCGGCACTGTTGAACATCCTACAGCCGATACCGTATATATGCACGTCAGAGAAGAATTTCCGAATATCAGCCTCGGTACTGTGTACCGCAACCTGAATCTTCTTGCTGATATAGGTGAAGCAGTCAAGATCACTACCCCTGACGGCGGCGACCGCTTTGACGGGCGGACAGAGCCCCACTACCATGTAGTGTGCGGTTCATGCGGTAAAGTAGAAGATCTTGAGATGTCGTCTGAAGAAATTGCTTCTATAAATAATGCGGCAGATTCTGTCTTTGACGGAAAGATCACATCACACACCACCCTTTTCTATGGCACCTGTAAAGAATGTCTGGAAAAAGAAAAATAATTTTTAAAATAGGGATTGACAAAAGAAAATAACTGTGCTAAATTAATATCAGTAACTATTACTAATATTTAATTAAAAAATTATATAAAAGAAAAGGAGAGATTTATCATGAAAAAATTTGTTTGTACAGTATGTGGTTATGTTCACGAGGGAGAGGCTGCACCGGCTGAATGTCCAGTATGTCACGCACCGGCTGAAAAGTTTAAAGAGCAGACAGGTAACAGAGAATGGGCTGCTGAACACGTTGTAGGCGTAGCTAAGGGCGTAAGCGAAGACATTATCGCTGACTTAAGAGCTAACTTTGAGGGTGAATGTTCAGAAGTAGGTATGTACCTTGCAATGGCAAGAGTTGCTCATAGAGAAGGATATCCGGAGATCGGATTATACTGGGAAAAAGCTGCTTATGAAGAAGCAGAGCATGCGTCTAAATTCGCTGAGTTATTAGGTGAAGTTGTAACAGACAGCACAAAGAAGAACCTCGAGATGAGAGTTGATGCAGAGAATGGTGCTACTGCTGGTAAGTTCGATCTTGCAAAGCGTGCTAAGGCAGCTAACCTGGATGCGATCCATGACACAGTTCATGAGATGGCAAGAGATGAAGCCCGTCACGGAAAAGCATTTGAAGGCTTATTGAAGAGATACTTCGGTTAAGATATAATAGAGATAAGAACAGCACGGCGCTGTGAATAACAAAGAGGGACGGATGAAATCTGCGATTTCACCGTCCCAAATTTCAAAGGAGGATTTTGATATGTCAAAGTATGCAGGAACTAAAACAGAAAAGAACCTTATGGAAGCTTTTTCCGGTGAGTCACAGGCGCGCAACAAGTATACATATTACGCTTCCGCTGCAAGAAAAGCCGGATTTGTACAGATGTCCAACATATTTTTAGAGACAGCTGACCAGGAGAAAGAACACGCCAAATTATGGTTTAAAGAATTCCACGGAATCGGTGATGTGGAAGCCAATCTTGAAGACGCTGTCGCAGGCGAAAACTTTGAGTGGACTGACATGTATAAACGTATGGCGGAAGAAGCAAGAGAAGAAGGATTTGAAGAACTTGCCAAGAAGTTTGAAGGTGTTGCAGAAGTAGAAGCGGCACATGAGAAACGCTATGGCAGGCTGCTTGAAAGCTACAAGGCAGGCAAGACCTTCAAAGGAGACGCTCCGCTTGGATGGAAGTGCAACAACTGCGGTTACATCTACTACGGAGAGGAAGCTCCGGAAGAATGTCCGGTCTGTGCACATCCAAGAGCACATTTTGAACGTAAAGCAGAGAATTACTAATAAGTTGGGGAAATTGGGGAGGGAGGTTTTTTAAAAAACCTCCGTCCCCAATTTATTTTACCGTGTCCCTTTTTGAAATATCCCTGTCCCCATCTTAACCTCTCTGAACCTCAGGATCTCTCCTCTTCTTTTACCAGCATTCCGCTACGGAGCATTATCGGCCTCACCGCATTGTACAGGCCTGCAACTAATATAGTTGATATGACCGCATTGACAAATGTAGTCGCTGTGCTCCACTTTGCAAGCACCTCTGCCATCTTCTGAGGCTGCCCGAGAATATACATTTTATAAAAATATCCTGCTACCGGGTCGGCGACAACGTTAAATCCCAGGCCGGCAACTGAAGCAATTATACTCCATTTAAAGACATACTTTTTATTATTGCTCTCATTGATTCTTGCTATTTTATGAGCCACCAATCCGGTAATCAGGCCAATGCAGAGCTTCAGCACAAATGTTTTGGGTGCGCCTGTGATATAAATTGGATCCATTATATCGGCAATTCCCATACCGACCGCACCGGCTATTCCTCCATACCAACCTCCAAGAAGCAGCGCCGCAAGGACACAAAATGCATTTCCAATATGAATGGAAGTGGCATCTCCTCCGGGCATCGGTATTTTAATCTGCAAAAATGTAAAAGCTACATAGCACAAAGCTGCCAGAATAGCAGTCTGAGCCAGCTTTATGATCGTTACATTAGATTTCTTCATATAAAAATATCCTTTCTGAAATGAGCTGAGCATATACTATCATTAAATTGGTTGTGTTAAAACATCCAGTTTTGTATAAATAAAGCATACCAGTTGAAGTATCCGGCAAAAGGGACAGGGCAAAAAGAGATGGGGACGGAGGTTTTTTAAAAAACCTCCGTCCCCATCTCTTTTTGCTCAGACTGTAGACAAAGTCCTGGGCGAAAAGCCCGGGCTTTTCTATTATCAAGATATCCACATACTGTATGTTATCCGCTTCCTCAATCAAAAAAAATGCAGCTGGTATCCACCTGTTTATCAGCGAATTTATGCTGGATCCGTGGTATAATTATTGTATCAGGAGGTGCCAGCTTATGATGACAAAAGATGCCGATAAAAAGAGAGAGCAAATGCAAATGTTCTGTATGGATGACATGGTCCCCAAAGATCACATGCTCCGTTTGATAGATAAAGCGATCGACTGGCGTTTTATCTATGAACTTGTAGAAGACAGATACTGCCCGGATAACGGGCGTCCCAGTATGGATCCTGTGATGCTCATCAAGATTCCTTTTATTCAGTATCTTTATGGAATCAAAAGCATGCGCCAGACCATAAAGGAGATCGAAGTAAATGTGGCATATCGTTGGTTCCTTGGTCTGGACATGTTAGATCCAGTCCCCCATTTTTCCACCTTTGGGAAGAACTATGCCCGGCGCTTTAAAGATACAGATCTATTTGAACAGATCTTTTCTAAAATCCTGGAAGAATGTATGAAGTTTCATCTGATAGATACTTCCGTTGTCTTTGTAGATTCCACTCATGTAAAAGCATGTGCAAACAGTAAGAAGATGCGAAAACGTGTTGCGGCGCAGCAGGCTCTTTGGTACGAAGAGGAACTAAAAAAAGAGATCCTTCAGGATCGAAAAAAACATGGCAAAAAGCCGCTGAAAGATAAGGATGACAAGACGCCACCTACACAGACCGGAGGCGGAACGGGAGAAGGGGTTCCGGAAGAGGAGATCCCGGAAGGGGCCAAAACGCAGAAATGCAGTACAAGTGATCCGGAAAGCGGGTGGTTCCGCAAAGGAGAGCATAAACATACCTTTGCCTATGCAGTGGAAACAGCATGTGACCGTTATGGATGGATACTTGGATATACGGTACATCCGGGAAATGAACATGACAGCCGGACTTTTAAAGCCTTGTATGACAGGCTAACCAAATGGATGCGTCCAGAAAGGGTGGTCATGGACGCTGGATATCGGACCCCAGCGATCGCACATAGGCTTTTGGCAGATGGGATCGAACCACTTTTCCCATACAAAAGGCCAGCGACGAAAAAGGGATTTTTCAAAAAGTATGACTATGTTTATGACGAATACTATGACTGTTACCTATGCCCGGAGGATGAAGTTTTAAGCTACCGTACAACAAACCGGGAAGGGTACCGGGAATATAAAAGCGACCCTCAGATATGCGGGAGCTGCCCCAGTCTTTCCCAATGTACAGAAAGCAAAACGCATGAAAAGATGGTGACAAGACATATATGGGAAGAAGAACTGGACAGATGTGAAGATATCAGATATACGATTGGAAACAGAGAGATCTATGGAAAGAGAAAGGAGACCATAGAACGCGTATTTGGGACGGCAAAAGAACAACACGGTTTTCGTTATACCCAATCTGTGGGGAAAGCCCAAATGGAACTAAAAACTGGGCTCACTTTTGCATGCATGAACTTGAAAAAGTTAGCAAAGATCCTGGCAAACAGAGAGGAAAAAGGAGCCCCTACGCAAAGCGTTCTCTTACTTTGGGTCCACAAAATTGAAACGACACTTCGAAACAAAAGATGGTGTTGGAGCAAGGCCTCAACACCATCTTTGTCTACAGTCTGGGCAAAAAGAGATGGGGACGGAGGTTTTTTAAAAAACCTCCGTCCCCATCTCTTTTTGCTGTATATTTTTTGTCATTCAGGGTTGCTTTTTTTTCATATTGGGTATAATATACTCATATAGATAATGTAGTATTGAAAACTACATGTCGATTCATCAACATTTCAGGAGGCTGTAACATGGCAGAAATAATCAAAACACACATTAAAGATCCGGGAAGCGCGATCACACATTTTATTGGTATGCTGATGGCAATTTTTGCGGCTGTACCTTTATTGATAAAAGCTGCTCACGAACCAAGCAGAATATACATGATCTCAATTACAGTATATGCGATAAGCCTTATATTACTATATGCGGCAAGCACTACTTACCATACATTTAATAAATCTGAAAAAGTCAATACCATTTTGAAGAAGATAGACCACATGATGATCAGTATATTGATTGCAGGCAGTTACACACCTATCTGTCTGTTAGTTTTGAAGGGAAAGCTTGGAATCATACTATTATCTGTCGTATGGGGAATTGCTATTGTTGGTATTCTCATCAAAGCATTTTGGGTATACTGCCCGAAATGGATATCTTCTGTATTGTATATCGGCATGGGATGGACATGTGTACTGGCATTTACTCAGATACTTAATTCCCTGTCCCCGGCTGCGTTCGGCTGGCTTCTGGCCGGAGGTATAATTTATACGATCGGCGGTGTTATTTACGCATTAAAGCTTCCTATATTTAACACAAGGCACAAATATTTTGGGAGTCATGAAATTTTTCACCTGTTTGTGATGGGCGGAAGTATATGCCACTTTATACTCATGTATGTATTTATACTGTAAAGCTGCGGGGGAAAAGGAAATGGGGACGGAGGTTTTTTAAAAAACCTCCGTCCCCATTTCCTTTTCCCCTGTCCCTTTTTACTTTCCTGCTTCCTTCACCAGCACTTCTTTTTCTTCCCGTCTCATATGCTTAATTGCATATTCCCTGCTCATGGCTTCCTCTTTTGTCCGGAACTCCTCATAATATACCAGTTCGACCGGCCTTCGCACCCGGGTATATTTACTCCCCTTACCGCTGTTATGAGCCTTGACACGCTTGTCCAGATCATTCGTCCAGCCAGTATATAATGTACCATCCTTGCATTTTAGTATATATGTATAATTCATAAAACAGAATCCTTTCAACTGATGTCTCTTATTATATGCCTTGTCCTTATACTTCGCAACCGCCGGGGACATGGATATTTTAAAAAGGGACACCGTAAAATGAGTTGGGGACGGAGGTTTTCTAAAAAAACCCCGTCCCCAACTCACCTCAACTCATTTTACTCTGCCAGGTATTCCATTGGATTGACTGGTTGTCCGTCTTTTCTCATTTCAAAGTATACGTTGCTGCCTTCTACGCTGTAGTATTTTGTCGGCTGGCTGATATAGCCGAGCACGCTTTTGGCTTCTACATAATCTCCTACTTTTACCGGTACTTCTTTCAGCTGTCCGTAGAAGAGCTCGTAACCGTTACCGATATCTACGTTTACTGTTGTCCCTGTCTCTGCGCTCACGTCGATGGATTTTATGATTCCAGGTGCCGCAGATATAACCTGGTCGCCTTCGGCGCCTGAGATGACTAATGCAGGATTATATTTATACTGATCCAGTGTAGAAAAATACACTGTCTTATCCATGCTGTAGTTCATCAGGATGTTGCCGTTTACCGGCCACAGCAGCTGGCTGTCTTCTGTAAAATGTACAGATGTTCCTGACCCCGCCGTCGCCTGAGTATTTTGATTTTCGTTTGCAGCTGCTCCGTCTGCCGTATCACCCGAGTTTTCGTCCGTATTCTGTTTGTCATCATTTTCTGTTGTATTAATGACAAGGTCATTGTTCGCTGTCTCGGTTGGTTCTTCTGTTTTTTCTTCTTTTGTCTCATTGGTTTCTTCCGCCTGCGCAAGCTGTTGTTCCTGCTGGGTTTTTCTATAATCCCTGAATGTATATGTTCCAACTATTGCGATCGCTGCCACAAAACAAACTACTACTGCGGCGGTAGCACCTTTTCTTTTCCTTGCTGGTCTTTGCCTCTTATTCATTTTTTATCACCACCTCTGACTATATTTTTGCCAGATAGTGATATAGTTATTCCGTGTCTATCAATATTTCTGCTACTTCTTTTATTTCTGTTCCTTCAAAAAATTTTTGCAGTATCTCTTTATAGTCTTTCCCCTTTTTTGCCATTTCATTTGCCGTATACTGGCTCATTCCAAGACCGTGCCCGACGCCTCTTGTCGTTATCCTCAGTTTTCCGTTATATTTCTGTAAGGTAAAGCAGCCAGACGCCAGACCATATGTAGTGCGGAATTCTTCTCCGCTTATATTTTCCTGTCCGACACGTACGCTCGTCACATAGCCTGCAGTGTCATAGGCAGTCACCTCTGCGTCCATATCATCTATGGTCACAGTCTGGATCTGTTCTTCCGCCTCTATATCGAGCGGACAGTCCACGATCTTAAGATACGGGTAATCCCCGCTTCCAAGCGCTTCTTTTCCGTCGCGTGTGCTTCCGTTGCTGATACGGAAAAAGGGTGTCACCGCCAGGTTTTCACCGTACATGAGTACTTGGCCTTCGGTTTCATTCCACGCTTTTTTCAGCCTGTCGTAGTATTTGGAATATTTACTGATCCCCCATGCATCTTCCATCTGTTTTGTCGTCCAGAAGTCATCGGCCAGCACGGTATCACTGCCCGATTCCCTGATTTTTTTATACACATCTGTACGCACAAGTATGGCCTGGGCTTTTAGCGCCTCTGTCTTATAGGACGCCGGGATCTCCCTTGCCAGAACGCCGATGCAGTATTCTTCGATCGGCATCTTCACTTCCTCCTTGGAGGCTGTCTTGACTTTGACATACGTGCTGTCCACATGAGAGGTAGCTGTAATGCTTGGCCCATTTAAAAACACAGTCACTACATACGGTAATAAAATTATGATAATCAGATAACATCCCCATTGTTTTAGTCTTTGCCGCATAAAAATACCCTCCCATACACTGTATGGAAGGGTATTTGGATTTATTCCCTGTTTCTGATAATAAAGAAATAAACTGCCGTATACAATGGGACAAATATGCCCAGAACCGCATGCATTACCGCATAATTGCCGTCCGTATACCTTTTATAGATCTGCCGGTTCACAAGTACGGTAAGCGTCTTTTGTACAGCTGACGCGGCCAGAGTGAAGAGACCGAGCCCCAGAAGAGCCAGCAGCATGATCCCGCTGCCGAATCCGGAAAACATGTTATAAAATGGATAATAAGAATTAATTGCCTGATCAGCCATCCGGACAATATTCACCAGCACTCCGCCCCAGACTATCGCCGTAAATATACCGGTGATCACTCCGGATGCTATCGGTATCACAAGCAGCCATATCCCGGGATTATCCATCCTGCGGTCCTTGAATGCCAGCGGGCCGCACAGCTCTCCCTGGTAATATACTCTTGCATATGGTATAAATGCAAGCCACGGATATTTCATTCCTCTGTTTTTGCCGAGTGTATACATACCGACACCCTGCAGAATATACGCTGCCAGTGCGGCAATGCCAATAACGCCGAGAACGAGTAAATAAATGAGCAATATTACTGCCAGACCATTGCTTTCATACATAATCATACCTCCACAGTAAGTTTATCGAGGTGCCATATATCCTTAACATATTCTTCGATCGTACGGTCGGAAGAAAATTTCCCGCAGCTCGCCGTGTTGAGAAGCGCCATTTTTGCCCATCTGTCCCGGTCTCTGTACGCTGCCTCAACCTTCTCCTGTGCCTCTGCATACGCCCTGAAGTCCTTCAGGATAAAATACATATCTGCTCTGCTGCTGCTCTTTGTATTAAGAAGAGAATTATACAGGTCACGATACATCTCCCGGTTGCCGTATCCATACGTGCCGTCCACCAGCTGATCTACTACACGGCGGATCTCATGATCACTGTTGTAAATGTCCACCGGATTGTAACCTCCGTGCTGCTCAAAGCTGATAACTTCATCTGAACTCAGACCGAAGATAAAGGCATTTTCAATACCCACTTCCTGCACGATCTCCACGTTGGCGCCGTCCATTGTACCGAGCGTAGGCGCTCCATTCAGCATGAACTTCATATTACCCGTTCCGGATGCCTCCTTTGACGCGGTGGAGATCTGCTCGCTCACATCAGCGCCTGCAAATAATAACTCTGCA
This is a stretch of genomic DNA from [Clostridium] hylemonae DSM 15053. It encodes these proteins:
- a CDS encoding C40 family peptidase — protein: MDSILKKGLFLVTITGAIASFPVTASAADTDAAGIMPSVGIEEVLNDCYTSQNDIEVEDYLVPTRKGEYLDMAFANVQSFLYIRSEPTKESEWVGKLYPDYAAKVIGPVGEWTKIQSGSVTGYVYSEYIIIGNNAEQKAQEIVQSTEAEAPEEAFTYAESKEEEEARLAKEAEEAAAKAEEEAQAKAGTGQAVVDYACQFIGNPYVWGGTSLTNGADCSGFVQSVYAHFGVSLPRTTWDMENVGTPVSYDQAIPGDIILYDGHVGIYMGDGQIVNAINSARGIGILPATYTNIITVRRLI
- a CDS encoding Fur family transcriptional regulator, which encodes MANLKYSRQRASIKEYLAGTVEHPTADTVYMHVREEFPNISLGTVYRNLNLLADIGEAVKITTPDGGDRFDGRTEPHYHVVCGSCGKVEDLEMSSEEIASINNAADSVFDGKITSHTTLFYGTCKECLEKEK
- a CDS encoding NADH peroxidase, translated to MKKFVCTVCGYVHEGEAAPAECPVCHAPAEKFKEQTGNREWAAEHVVGVAKGVSEDIIADLRANFEGECSEVGMYLAMARVAHREGYPEIGLYWEKAAYEEAEHASKFAELLGEVVTDSTKKNLEMRVDAENGATAGKFDLAKRAKAANLDAIHDTVHEMARDEARHGKAFEGLLKRYFG
- the rbr gene encoding rubrerythrin, giving the protein MSKYAGTKTEKNLMEAFSGESQARNKYTYYASAARKAGFVQMSNIFLETADQEKEHAKLWFKEFHGIGDVEANLEDAVAGENFEWTDMYKRMAEEAREEGFEELAKKFEGVAEVEAAHEKRYGRLLESYKAGKTFKGDAPLGWKCNNCGYIYYGEEAPEECPVCAHPRAHFERKAENY
- a CDS encoding ECF transporter S component: MKKSNVTIIKLAQTAILAALCYVAFTFLQIKIPMPGGDATSIHIGNAFCVLAALLLGGWYGGIAGAVGMGIADIMDPIYITGAPKTFVLKLCIGLITGLVAHKIARINESNNKKYVFKWSIIASVAGLGFNVVADPVAGYFYKMYILGQPQKMAEVLAKWSTATTFVNAVISTILVAGLYNAVRPIMLRSGMLVKEEERS
- the trhA gene encoding PAQR family membrane homeostasis protein TrhA; its protein translation is MAEIIKTHIKDPGSAITHFIGMLMAIFAAVPLLIKAAHEPSRIYMISITVYAISLILLYAASTTYHTFNKSEKVNTILKKIDHMMISILIAGSYTPICLLVLKGKLGIILLSVVWGIAIVGILIKAFWVYCPKWISSVLYIGMGWTCVLAFTQILNSLSPAAFGWLLAGGIIYTIGGVIYALKLPIFNTRHKYFGSHEIFHLFVMGGSICHFILMYVFIL
- a CDS encoding GIY-YIG nuclease family protein encodes the protein MNYTYILKCKDGTLYTGWTNDLDKRVKAHNSGKGSKYTRVRRPVELVYYEEFRTKEEAMSREYAIKHMRREEKEVLVKEAGK
- a CDS encoding M23 family metallopeptidase, which codes for MNKRQRPARKRKGATAAVVVCFVAAIAIVGTYTFRDYRKTQQEQQLAQAEETNETKEEKTEEPTETANNDLVINTTENDDKQNTDENSGDTADGAAANENQNTQATAGSGTSVHFTEDSQLLWPVNGNILMNYSMDKTVYFSTLDQYKYNPALVISGAEGDQVISAAPGIIKSIDVSAETGTTVNVDIGNGYELFYGQLKEVPVKVGDYVEAKSVLGYISQPTKYYSVEGSNVYFEMRKDGQPVNPMEYLAE
- a CDS encoding SpoIID/LytB domain-containing protein, coding for MRQRLKQWGCYLIIIILLPYVVTVFLNGPSITATSHVDSTYVKVKTASKEEVKMPIEEYCIGVLAREIPASYKTEALKAQAILVRTDVYKKIRESGSDTVLADDFWTTKQMEDAWGISKYSKYYDRLKKAWNETEGQVLMYGENLAVTPFFRISNGSTRDGKEALGSGDYPYLKIVDCPLDIEAEEQIQTVTIDDMDAEVTAYDTAGYVTSVRVGQENISGEEFRTTYGLASGCFTLQKYNGKLRITTRGVGHGLGMSQYTANEMAKKGKDYKEILQKFFEGTEIKEVAEILIDTE